From Streptomyces sp. CMB-StM0423, a single genomic window includes:
- a CDS encoding AAA family ATPase: MNDDRPTREGPDPVTGGGTGTAGNPPAWWVYRGDGGKLAARDLDEVLMGPPPWRRFDGEPLQPRPPEDEAEVTRRIGPAGQGSGTGRPVNVDEADMVNAALYLRRPLLITGRPGSGKSALAYRITRELRLGRVLRWPVTTRTTLRSGLYDYDAIARAQDAATYRAAAEAGAESADDRIVDKARVGDYVQLGPLGTALLPHRLPRVLLIDELDKSDIDLPNDLLNVFEEGEYTIPELVRSAPREPEATVLTDDPGVTARIRDGRVRCRAFPLIIITSNGEREFPPALLRRCLRLEMPVPDEEELAAMVAARFGLEAGGRGDELVRLFVARSAREGGLPADQLLNSVYLATSDRFTPDGDWERLLASLWRNFDAARPG; encoded by the coding sequence ATGAATGACGATCGGCCTACCCGCGAAGGGCCGGATCCGGTAACCGGCGGCGGGACCGGCACTGCCGGCAACCCCCCTGCGTGGTGGGTGTATCGCGGCGACGGCGGGAAGCTCGCCGCGCGCGACCTCGACGAGGTGCTGATGGGCCCGCCGCCGTGGCGCAGATTCGACGGCGAGCCGCTGCAGCCGCGTCCGCCCGAGGACGAGGCCGAGGTGACCCGCCGTATCGGCCCCGCCGGCCAGGGGTCCGGCACCGGGCGTCCGGTCAACGTCGACGAGGCGGACATGGTGAATGCCGCCCTGTACCTGAGGCGCCCCCTCCTGATCACCGGCCGGCCCGGCTCCGGCAAGTCCGCTCTCGCCTACCGGATCACCCGGGAACTGCGGCTGGGCCGGGTGCTGCGCTGGCCCGTGACGACGAGAACGACCCTCCGGTCGGGTTTGTACGACTACGACGCCATCGCCCGCGCACAGGACGCCGCGACCTACCGCGCCGCCGCCGAGGCGGGCGCCGAGAGCGCCGACGACCGGATCGTGGACAAGGCCCGGGTCGGCGACTACGTACAACTGGGCCCGCTCGGTACGGCTCTCCTGCCGCACCGGCTGCCGCGGGTGCTTCTCATCGATGAGCTGGATAAATCGGATATCGATCTGCCGAACGACCTGCTGAACGTCTTCGAGGAAGGCGAATACACCATTCCGGAACTCGTCCGGAGCGCTCCCCGCGAGCCCGAGGCGACCGTTCTCACCGACGACCCGGGGGTGACGGCGCGTATCCGCGACGGCCGGGTGCGCTGCCGTGCCTTTCCGCTGATCATCATCACCTCGAACGGCGAGAGGGAATTCCCGCCCGCATTGCTCCGGCGGTGTCTGCGCCTGGAGATGCCCGTGCCCGACGAGGAGGAGCTGGCCGCCATGGTGGCCGCCAGGTTCGGCCTTGAGGCCGGGGGCCGCGGCGACGAACTGGTACGTCTCTTCGTGGCCCGCAGCGCCCGCGAGGGGGGCCTGCCCGCGGACCAACTGCTCAACAGCGTTTATCTGGCGACCTCCGACCGCTTCACCCCGGACGGTGACTGGGAGCGGCTGCTGGCCTCGCTCTGGCGCAATTTCGATGCTGCGAGGCCAGGATGA